The Drosophila suzukii chromosome X, CBGP_Dsuzu_IsoJpt1.0, whole genome shotgun sequence DNA window CAACTGGTTCCTTCCAAATTTCCTAAAAAACATAAGGAAACCCTTAGATAAATGCAAATATCGAAATTAAAATCTGCATAAGTTTATGAATGTAAGAAACTTCCTACTTAGTGACATCAAACAAGAAACATTAAATCATTGCTTAGAATAGCTAAGTTCTTTGGCTAACTTAAACAAAAACCAGTAAAACAAGAACATATACTTTCGAGCCGCATCAATGACTAATGTATAATGTATCAATATTTGATTGTTCTATCAAGTCCATAATTTTCAGTCTTGCATTCAGCTTATTCATCTTATTCAATTCAGCGAATTCAGGTTGTAGACACGCACTAACAACACTGACACTCTTTAGTTATTGAGCTAACAAATGTAACTTAAAGCTTTGCTTGTGCTTTTTATAAACACCTTAGAGCTTTGATTAAACTTGGAAGTTGTTACTAACTTTTTCAAGCTTTACTGTTAATTTTAAgactttaaattaaataaagcttatAGTTTAATTGTTTGTTTTAAAAGCTTTTCAATCAATATGATTTTTCCAACACTTGAACGCATATAACTATATTAAAGACCATGTATAAGGCACAATTGCCAGTAAATatattaaagtttttaaataaaatatgatgaAGTTAATTGTAAAGCCTTTTTTGTAAAAGGTTTGGTATCTAGGAATAACGATTTTTTTCGATGCTTTTCTTGTGCTTAATCAACACTGTTTTTGGCTATAAAGTTGTCATATATTTTCACCTAATCCTATTTGTTTTTGAGTAGGTTCATGGGTCATCATTAATCAAATGCAACCAGTAAACAATATTTCCTCGTTTTCTTTTGCACCTATGCTAAATTTACCATTTGATATCGGTGTTACTTTATGTTAAATTCGGCcgacaaatttatttttatagttcAGTTTTAACACTTCCCCTCGCACCTTCGATCTACAGATCCGCGACTATTTATGGAACCTTTGTGATGATGCAAGGCAATTTCCGTTCGCCGAATGGGAAAGTGAAATGAGCCGGGCAGCGATttatataatatgctgatatGAAGTCTTATAAGTGCCGTCTTCGAGGCCCGTGGCCACATAGTTTCCGTCGCCGTGGAAGCTCCCAGAGATAAAGCCGGACCTCGAGATGATGCAGCCAGGGGTCGTTCTTCTGGTGCTACTTCTGCCCCTCATAAGCGGGGATGTGAGTCACCTGTCCAAGGATTACATACCGCCCAGGGCGGAACAAGATGCACCATCCACACGGTCCGATGATGATGGCCAGGAGATCCAGAAGGATCCATCTGGATTCTATCCATCGAATGGATTGCCCCTGCCGCCGGGTTATGCCATTCCCACGGGCAGTAATGTTCCACCACCGCCTGTCCAGCCGCCAAACTTCCCCCTGCCCATCTACCCACCGTTCTTTGGGTTCGGTGGGGGTCCTGGCGAGCCGGGAGTGGGTCCAGGAATCGGTCCAGTGCCCTCGGCCTATCCCAATGGAGGACCCTTCCCGGTGGGTCCACCGAATGCTGCCTACCAATTGCCTCCCGGTGGAGTTTATCCCAATGGTGGAGCCTCATTCGGTCCTCAGGGACCAGGTTTTCCCCCACAAGGAGCTGGTTTTCCTCCACAGGGAGCCGGCTTTGCCCCACAGGGAGGAGGTTTCCAGCCACAGGGAGGATTTGCCCCCCAAGGACCACCCTTCTCGCCACAGCCAGGACCTTTCGCACCTCAGGGACCTCCCTTCGGAAATGCTTTCCCTGGAGCTGGCTTCCCTCCACCGCAGGAAGGACCATTCCCACCACAAGGAGGACCCTTCCCACCACCAGGAACTCCATACCCACCCGAATTCCTGACCAACCAGGGACTTCCCTCGCCCAATCCCCAAGGACCGTTCCAGGGACTCTATCCCAATGGGTTTAATGTACCCGTGGGCTTCGGCGGACCTGTGCCCGGCCAGAATCCATATCAGCAATTCGGTCCCGGATTCGGAGGACCCGCTCCGCCGGGCTACTCCGACGAGGCGGCAAAGGAGCAGTCCAAGGAGGGCGAAAGGAAGATAGTGGCGCCTCCGCTGGCAGATGATCCCAAAAGTGGGGCAGACACCGTCTACGCAACAAATGGCGGCTATGTCTACCAGAGGGCCAAGTAATCCCTGGGTTTTATAGCACCCCTAACTTGGGGTGATTGAGTAGTGCATCACCATGTTCATTATAAATTATCATCCATTTTTTATTTCGTATTTTTCcgtttgtgtttttatttatttatttgctttgggGCCATAAACCCGCGGACAGTCAAAACGTTTGTCTTTATGCTAATCGAAATTAAAGTCGATGTCTTCGCCAAGCTGACTGATATCCATAAACGAGACAATCTATCGTCGTGATTGATACAAATAAGCATATGTTTTATGCAAACCCCAAGTGGAGAGACATTTGTTCCATAAATTATGTTGTCTTGAAAAGTTGGTACAAGGCGATAAAAGCCTGAGTAAAAAAAACTTGATTAGTGGGTTGGTTGTGACTTAAAAGCCTAGTCCTAGGGTAATTATCTACACTTTATTTATAATCTATGGGCTGCATCCCTAAAAGTTTATTGAACTTTGGACGTTTGACGTCCATATTGGGAAAGAACTAAGTAAagatcaatgatataaaatcATATGTCTGTCAAtcaatcaattttataaatttatagaGATACAAgggaatgtaaaaaaataCCCATCATATTATTAATACCGGTTAAAATGGTtctataaaaaaagtttgatcATATAGCTGACCAAATATATTAGCTCAAGATTATATTAAAGATGTTTCTAGAAAAAATGTTGGATTATATGACGGTCGAAATATATAAACtcatatattttgttaataacCGCAAAGATAAAAAGGTTCCTTTAATATggtataatattttttttttcttataagCAATCAAAATAGGTGTACCTTTTAAAAATCTTGTAACTTTTATGttatgccaaaaaaacagCCAATTTTGTAATCAATTAATTATCTGGCTTTCAACAAAAATGAGTTCTACCCTCAGAGATTTATTACAAATTGACGTCATAGGAAAGCGTAGAAAAGAAGTAGAAAATAAAGCTGACCTTCAAAAGGGCGAACATAATCGATTTATGTTAATAATATCTGTTATGTCTGCAAAATTCAAAGAATCGCCTGACTTATACTTAGATTCTTGGTTCTTTGTATGGCCAAACTAGTTTCTGACGTCAAAGAGTTTCCCTTAAGAACATTTATGATAATTAATTTCTTTTCTAGCTTGGGATTTAAATAGGGGGTTTTTCCATCGATTTAATAGAGACCTATTCAATTCCCATGTTTGGGCATTGATTTCAATAGATATTCAAAATCCTAACAATAAAAACGATTTAGGCTTGAAACGACTCGAATTGATTTCTATTCATCTTTTTTCTTTATATCTTCACtgaattatttatatttggcATTTGGTGGTGTTGTTTCTTGGGATTCAGTAAACACATTTAAAAGCTTTTATGCCATGTTTTTTATGGGTTTGGAAGAGttgcaaaaagaagaaaataacTATTGCTCTTTTGTCCGGAACGAAGGTGGGAGATCTTTTGTCAGCTTGTTAGACATGGTATATCATCTTACATCAGTTGGGGATTTACATAGGTGAACAGAGGTTCGCCCACCAAAGTGGTACTTATTTAAATGATTATAATCCTTTTTATagtatttattgttttggtATTTATTGTATATAGAAAAAATCGCATCCCTTTTTAAATAAGATCTctatttaaagtaaaaatattGTATACATGTTATTGGattatgttattttattagatCAGATATCAGATGTTGTACGAACTGCTTAGgcaaataataaattcaaaaatgctttcctttaatattttaataaagatAAATGGGGATCTGTGATCTAAAATTCCGTAAAGCGTTTTGTTGCTTTTAAACGTAAGCCATTTGTGGGTTTTTTATGCAAATCGTGCTCGGTTTTCGGATGTTCCCCGGTTGGCATATCCATTTGGCATTTTGTTGCAATTTTCGTCCGCTTGAATATTCATTGCCGACGTGAGATATGTTTTCGGATATAGAGGTTGTTCGCACAGCAATTAGTCATAATTAAGCCAACCTGTGCCCGCGGTTGTCAGGGGCCCTCAACTTGACATTTTCTTTTGTGGACCTGAACCTTGTTTTCAATTTGTCACTTTTGTGGGCCTTTTTGAGAGGCGCGTGCGTTCAGGTGCAGAAGTTCGCATTCAAATTCGGCCTCCGAAGATCCGTATTAACTGGCGTTATTATTACATTGTATTATCTCCGAATACCTCGGCTGTAAGCCCTTAACATGCTTATCATAATCTACGACACACGCCTACGAGATGCATATAAAATCAAATATCCATATCCATATCCATATCGAACAATCGGTGGCCCCTGATTACCAATAACTTATGGCCCATTGAAAACGTCCGAAGGTTGGACACATATCTGCCACCGAGTGAGATCGAGTGAGTTGGGAAATCGGCCTGGTGGGCCCATAACCGATTAACATCTTCTCATAAATTTCAACCCGAGGGCTAAGACAATGGTCGAAAGTGTTGGTGTGTGAAAAGTTTTAGGGGGTTTTTTGGGAGAATGTGGCTACTGGTTAGCCAACCCCttccaataaattaaatttctttatttgGCTTAAACTATGCTAAATATACTGAAAACTAACCACAcccaataaaatatttataattgtatttaaaatagttttataATATTTCCAGCACTGTCAATTttactcaaaaaaaaattataataaactAAAATTATCTTTATTCAATGGGAATGACATACTTATTTACATTTGTTTATCTTTACTAAAGATCAATGAGTTTCttgttaagttttttttttcagacATGTTATATAACCATGggcatatttaaaatatttttgaacaCTAGAAAATattggtattttttttatgattttttgtaaACTCACCAAGCAATGCATCTTATATCACCTGTTGAAGATAAAGTCAATGCACTCAAGTTGGAGTGCTTAAGGTGTCAATTGGACAGTTGGACACAATTCAAGCAAACTCGCGATTGATAAATatttgaacaatttttgcATACACATTTGATTTGTCAAACTTTGTTTTTGACTTGCATGCACTGAAAGAAATTAACtaattataaatatgtataaaaatCCACATACATGTACCtactacaaaaaatatatttaagcaGGATACACTTAAGATCATGTATAGTTTAGCCTTTATAGAATAGATTTAATTTACAAAATcaacattttataaatttgtataaTGCATTATGTTTAGATTGtcaaaactttttaaaataaattaaaaaaaaagtattcatGATtgagttttaaatttatataattactCTATGCATATTTATATTGTATCAATGCGAATTTTCCAGGCtgaaattataaaaaagaGTCCtcagaaaaattaaaatgcacattaaaatttaatgtGTAACCGTCCTCAGCCATTTTGGGCTGTTTGTTATCAAACTGAGTCTTTGAGTCTCTGGGTCTGCGAGTCGTGCTTTTGGCCATTTAATAATCCGCACCAAAATGAGATGTGTTTTGCATGATTTCATTGTTGGCCATCTGCATTAGCATTCCCCCCCGCTCCGTGGCGTTTTGGCCATCTGGCATTTGGTATCGCACCAATTAAGGGGAGAGCTGCCAACTGCCAACTGGCAACTATAAATGCAGACGGGGTCTCCAAGATGGTCATCAGTTAATCGGTTACGTTCGCTCGGTGCACCTCTAGTCCCCTCTGTGTGTTTTCAGTGACCCCAGTGAAGATGGTAAGTGGCCATCTCAttacaaatttttttcaagTGCTTACCCAAGTGATATGTGATGATATGATTTCCTTCTCCCGCCCAGAAACCCTTTGCCTTTATCGTTCTGGCTGCCCTCAGCTTGGCCGTGGTCGATGGACGTCCCGGTGCCAATGGCTATCTGCCACCTCTGCCCCTCAAGGAGGTGTCCGCTGCGCCCAGTTTCCAGCAGGTGGTGCAGCCACAGATTCAGCAGCAGATCCAGCAACAGATCCAGTCGCAGGTCCACATTCAGCCACAGATCCAGGCCCATGTGGAGTCCATCAAGGCCTCCATCCCACTGGCCAGCTTCACCATCCACTCGGGCGGACAGCAGCATTACCAGAGTGCTCCGGCTCCGGTTCCGGTTTCGATCCCTGCCCCTGTTCCTGCTCCAGTTTCTATCCCTGCCCCTTCTCCAGTTTCGATCCCAGCCCCTGTTCCTGCTCCCGTTGAGATCATCCAGCCAGCTCCCCAGGTGATCTACGAGCCACCCAAGCCCGTTGTGGCCACCCAGACGGCGGTGAGGAACGCATATCTGCCACCCACTCCCGTCCAGCAGTTTGTGCCCGCTCCGGAGCCAGTGGCTGAGACCATTGCACCACAGCAGGAGACCATCACTTACTCGGCTCCTGCTCCCGCACCAGTTCCTATTGCGGTGCCAGTTCCTGCTATCCATGAACAACATCAGGTGGTACACCAGACTTACTCCCCTCCCGCTCCAGTGGTTCAGGAACAACACTACAGTGCTCCAGCTCCAGTGGTCCAGCAGACTTACTCTGCTCCAGCTCCAGTGGTTCAGGAACAACACTACAGTGCTCCGGCTCCTGTGGTTCAGCAGACGTACTCCGCTCCGGCTCCCGTCCAAGTTCCTATTGCAGTGCCAGTTCCTGCTATCCATGAACAGCATCAGGTGGTGCACCAGACTTACTCTGCTCCTGCTCCCGCTCCAGTGGTTCAGCAGACTTACTCCTATCCAGCTCCAGTGGTTCAGCAGGCTCCTGTCATTCAGCAAGCCCCTGTCATTCAGCAAGCCCCTGTGGTTCAGGAAGTGGTTCAGCAAGCTCCAGTGGTTCAACAGACCTACAGCGCTCCCGCTCCAGTGGTACAGGAAGTGGTTCAGCAGGCTCCAGCGGTTCAACAGACCTATAGCGCTCCCGCTCCAGTGGTTCAGCAGACCTACGCTGCTCCCGCTCCTGTGGTTCAGGAGGCCATTCAGCAAGCCCCTGTGATTCAGCAGGCTCCTGTGGTTCAGGAAGTGGTTCATCAGGCGCCAGTGGTTCAGCAGACCTATTCGGCTCCCGCTCCAgtggttcaggaacagttctACAGTGCTCCGGCTCCTGCGGTTCAGCAGTCTTACTCCGCTCCAGTGGTTCAACAGACCTACAGCGCTCCCGCTCCAGTGGTTCAGCAGACTTACGCTGCTCCCGCTCCTGTGGTCCAGCAGGCTCCTGTGGTTCAGGAAGTGGTTCATCAGGCGCCAGTGGTTCAGCAGACCTACACCGCTCCAGCTCCCGTTTCGATCCCTGAACCGGTTCAGCAGATTGTGCAGCAACATCAATACAGTGGCTACTCCTACCAGGCTCCTCAGCCCGTGTCCATTCCTGCTCCAGCTCCGGTTCAGGTGTCCCTTCC harbors:
- the LOC108006550 gene encoding basic salivary proline-rich protein 2, with protein sequence MMQPGVVLLVLLLPLISGDVSHLSKDYIPPRAEQDAPSTRSDDDGQEIQKDPSGFYPSNGLPLPPGYAIPTGSNVPPPPVQPPNFPLPIYPPFFGFGGGPGEPGVGPGIGPVPSAYPNGGPFPVGPPNAAYQLPPGGVYPNGGASFGPQGPGFPPQGAGFPPQGAGFAPQGGGFQPQGGFAPQGPPFSPQPGPFAPQGPPFGNAFPGAGFPPPQEGPFPPQGGPFPPPGTPYPPEFLTNQGLPSPNPQGPFQGLYPNGFNVPVGFGGPVPGQNPYQQFGPGFGGPAPPGYSDEAAKEQSKEGERKIVAPPLADDPKSGADTVYATNGGYVYQRAK
- the LOC108006520 gene encoding skin secretory protein xP2 isoform X2 — protein: MKPFAFIVLAALSLAVVDGRPGANGYLPPLPLKEVSAAPSFQQVVQPQIQQQIQQQIQSQVHIQPQIQAHVESIKASIPLASFTIHSGGQQHYQSAPAPVPVSIPAPVPAPVSIPAPSPVSIPAPVPAPVEIIQPAPQVIYEPPKPVVATQTAVRNAYLPPTPVQQFVPAPEPVAETIAPQQETITYSAPAPAPVPIAVPVPAIHEQHQVVHQTYSPPAPVVQEQHYSAPAPVVQQTYSAPAPVVQEQHYSAPAPVVQQTYSAPAPVQVPIAVPVPAIHEQHQVVHQTYSAPAPAPVVQQTYSYPAPVVQQAPVIQQAPVIQQAPVVQEVVQQAPVVQQTYSAPAPVVQEVVQQAPAVQQTYSAPAPVVQQTYAAPAPVVQEVVHQAPVVQQTYTAPAPVSIPEPVQQIVQQHQYSGYSYQAPQPVSIPAPAPVQVSLPAPAPVQLQQSFVPAPPAPLPVQQPSQPIVQYTPPAVQQQVTYTQSAPAPAPLPIVQKTEIVAAPAPVPVPAPVEIGTTYAANGGYLYK
- the LOC108006520 gene encoding skin secretory protein xP2 isoform X1 — its product is MKPFAFIVLAALSLAVVDGRPGANGYLPPLPLKEVSAAPSFQQVVQPQIQQQIQQQIQSQVHIQPQIQAHVESIKASIPLASFTIHSGGQQHYQSAPAPVPVSIPAPVPAPVSIPAPSPVSIPAPVPAPVEIIQPAPQVIYEPPKPVVATQTAVRNAYLPPTPVQQFVPAPEPVAETIAPQQETITYSAPAPAPVPIAVPVPAIHEQHQVVHQTYSPPAPVVQEQHYSAPAPVVQQTYSAPAPVVQEQHYSAPAPVVQQTYSAPAPVQVPIAVPVPAIHEQHQVVHQTYSAPAPAPVVQQTYSYPAPVVQQAPVIQQAPVIQQAPVVQEVVQQAPVVQQTYSAPAPVVQEVVQQAPAVQQTYSAPAPVVQQTYAAPAPVVQEAIQQAPVIQQAPVVQEVVHQAPVVQQTYSAPAPVVQEQFYSAPAPAVQQSYSAPVVQQTYSAPAPVVQQTYAAPAPVVQQAPVVQEVVHQAPVVQQTYTAPAPVSIPEPVQQIVQQHQYSGYSYQAPQPVSIPAPAPVQVSLPAPAPVQLQQSFVPAPPAPLPVQQPSQPIVQYTPPAVQQQVTYTQSAPAPAPLPIVQKTEIVAAPAPVPVPAPVEIGTTYAANGGYLYK